Genomic segment of Ignavibacteria bacterium:
ATCAAGGCTTGTTGCCACTGATCCAAACCTTGCTATTCTTTTTGCGCGTAGTCGCAAAGGTGTCAGTGTGGCTATTTAAAATAAATAGATGGTTGAATAATCATGCCAAGTGGTTGAAGTTCATCCTCTCAGTGTTATTTTCCCTTGCAACGGTCGCCGCCATTGTGTTTGGTGGTATGCTTCTAGCAGTCGGGGCATTGACAGTAGGGATTGGCACTCTCGCCATGGCGATTGCCGGTCTTGCTGGTTCAATGATTATATTGAAAAGCATCCAGACACCAGCCGATTTACTGGCTATTGCTGTACAGGCAAAAAATTTAGTGACGCAAATTTGGGCCTTGATTGCCGCAAACACGATCTCAAAACTATCTTTCAAAGGATTAGCTGTTAGCTTGTGGGGAGTCGCAAAAGCAGCGGCAGTAGCGACACTGAATTTTATCCGATTAGCAATTGCTAAAGCTATCGCGGAATGGGAAATTACATTAACGGTCATTGGCGTTCTGCTACTGATCGCGGCTCTCTACGAACTCTCAAAGCACCTGCGTCAGATTAGCCAGGGTCTAATTGATTTCGGCAGGTCAATTTGGAACGCGCTTTCCGATCTTCCGGCGCGGCTGATTAGGTTGCTGACTAGCTTCTTCCCGGCAATTGGCAACTTCGCCAGAAGCATGTATCGCAGTGGGCGAGCCTTGTTTGACACTTTCATTCAAGGCATGCGCGATTCGAGATCGCCACTTACTCGCGCCATTGGAGAGATATTAGAGCGCCTCAATCAATTCCTGCCACACTCAAACGCAAAGCGCGGGCCATTAGCTCGTTTGTCGCAAAGTGGTCGTGCCTTTATTGACACTTTTGTGCGCGGAATGGTAGAACGGATGTCGCTTCTGGATCGCTTTGGAAATCGCATGGGAGCCACGGCAGTGCATGCCTTGGCACCAGTTTTATATCGCGCTCCAGCAGTGCATCCTTATATGCCTGGAACAGCAGGGCCGGTTGTTTCTGCTGGCACAAACATCGTGCCCTTCCTTCCTGGCGATGGCATGGTGAACGCACGGCGTACTCCAATGCGCTTGCCTGACCTGACGCCAAAATTTCCGCGCACGAAAGCGCCATTCATTGTAGTGCCGAGCAGTTTAGGGAATGGATCCGCGTTGACTTCCGCGATAGCGAGAGCGCAGTTGCAACGCTTAAATGCAGATCAATTTAACGGCACCCTTCCTTTTGCTGGCGCTTCTGGTATTACACTCTATCCGAGAGCGAACCAGCCATCTGCCTCTTCTTACGTGCAATCATCTGGCATGGGCAGCATGGCTATGGGCAAAAACATCGTCACCAATGGCGAGATCAGCGCCGAACAAACCAATGATGGCGAGTGGGTCATTCGCATTAAATCGGCCACTGCAAATTCGGTAATGCGCAACCAGATGCGTGCCGCTAGATAAGGAGAACAGGCCATCGTAAAAGATGGCCCGTTTTATATATGGCAATACTCAGCGAAACATGGACAGACTTAGGAGTAACGTGGCAGCGGACTTTTTCTGCTACGGTTGAATTTTATAGCAGTGTTTATAGCCCCGTATATCTCGGCAACCCAGATATAGGCACTGCTTATTTCAACAGGCTCAACGTAGATCAAGAACCGTATGTGAATGAAGAATCTGAGTATTACAAAGGGAAAATATACCTAGCGCATGGCGACAACCTAGACTCGGGTTATTATGATGGCTCCATGCTGGTTCCAACATATACGCCAGTGGATCAAAATATTGTTAATCGAGTCACGCTCTACAAAAACCAAAATGGCGTCTATCAGGGGTATTATCGCACTCGCACCATTTCTTACACTACTAAAATTTTAGAGCAAAGAAAAAGAGTGCAGGTTGTTCAAAATGGTGAACAGACAATCGAATATACCACCATTGGGTATTGCAATCCTGGTCAGAATGAATTTGTAGCGACAATTTATGACGTTGGCTATATTGTTGTAAATTGGGATGCGCCCCTTTATCGTGGCGAGAATTACTATCTAAAAATCACTGCTGATTATGATTTTTCTGCATGGACTCTATACCGGCACGACATGTCCGATTACGAATCGTTTTTTGGCGATTGGCCTGTGCGTATCGGCAGGCAAGGTTCACTAGAAATCTATGGGTATAATGGCGGTTGGATGTTTTACGCTCTCCCAGAGCAAATAACCACATTCCGCATTTTGCACAAAAGTATCAAGTCTGCCAACGATAAATTTGGCACCCTCTTCACTTCCGGCATGAACGGCGGCATCACGCGGCGTGACGGTTCCTTATCCACGCCGCAGGTGATGAATACCGGCGATTTTAACGAGGAGCACGGCCTAGCGATTTTGCCGAGCGGCATTGTAGTAGCAACCTTTAGTGACAGGAAAATGTATTCAATGGATGATGGTGATACGTGGCATACTATTGCATAGTTTCAGTGAAGGCAGATGATGGCACTGTCTATGTTTTTGCTGTAGATGGCAATCTAGTAAAGATAAAGGATAATGTGCGCACCGAATTTTGGACGGCGTTTACTTTGCCATCGAACTATATGCAAATCACCGCGCAAATCTGGCCCTCCGGCATGTTGGAAGTAATCTATCAAGACACGGACGGTTCGCAAAAAAGTCGGTATTCTCTTGACGATGGAGTAACCTGGGCATGATAGTTAGCAACTATTTTCGCTGTTTGTGGCACACGCCTCCTGCCGCTGGAGTGCTGGATTCTCAAGCATACGTGCGCGATTGGGCGTTCAAGGGTGGCAATCAAAAAGACTACGACGAAATGCTAAAGACCTGGAGCTTCGATAACGTCGAGTATTTCGAGCCGCTTAATGCTGCCCTCATCGCTTCAAAGCACGACAAAGTTTCTACCAAGTCAGTTGATTGGGAACAATGGCCCGGTGTCACCTCTACCAAATGGCGCACTGTCACTATTATGGGGATGCCGATTGCGAACTATATTAAATACTACGACGCTTCTCCGCGCCATTGGGGGGCGTTGACATCGAAGGCAAACTACGACTTCGACGCTGGCGTAGTTTGCTACATTATGCGCAACCAGCCAACCAATCTGGACATTCAAGACACTGGTGGCGTTAAATCGCTGATTACCGTCACGAAAGAAAATGGCCTGCTCTCTCCCTGGACTGGGATTTCCCTGCCGGACTTAACATACGAAGGCAACACCTATCGCTATATTATTATGTTCCCGACTCATAGCGAAAAAAGCCTTAAACCAAGTATCACCGCTCCTTATGGTAGCACTGAAATGGACATACGCCAGCCTGTGATCAGGCGCGTATGCGTAGCTGGAAAAGTCGGCGATAAAATACTTACTGGCAGTCAGACTGGAGACTGGGAAACCGTAGCTACTTATCAAGGCAACGCCCTTTCCGCGCAAATCAGTGCCGCAAAATTCAACGCTAATACCGTTGAAGATGTAGTAATCATCCGACAGCTAGAGAGCAAGCTGTTTATCACTTCCGGCACCATTGGGGATTGGTGGAGTTATACGGATAAAGTAATCGCCAATAACCAGCCAATCATCGGGCGCATTGGCCTCTTTGCCCAGGGTCAGCAAGCTGCTTTCCTTCCCTGTCAACAATCGGTAGTAGGTACTCAATCCACTGATGGCGAAGGCAACCAGACCACTTCTTACGAAGGTTCAGTTACCATCCGACCGGCAAAAATGGGCAACCTTCCTTCCTACTTCGATGAAGCATCCGGCACCT
This window contains:
- a CDS encoding tape measure protein; its protein translation is MARSQNLQLKIEISVIDSASQAISAFNSQLKSLENTVTKLNVSVPRMAGGAKNAARSFDQATRNISSNISRLEQRARFLKGGIFNLRIANIGFDGKYAENIAKLETRYRSLAINVRRLNTSIAQECAALQSAGQVTDTQRARLDKLTQDYNENLAAARRLANGITYLRNEMRKTNAEMAEAHKNLFRDRRNWMDLSMSLIPIGAIITGIGAAITGISLKMTKTALDYDTVVRSTENGFAKLLGSAKKANKLMDDLQEFAILSPFVTKDLLPIARFLMQMGFSADKLLPAMMAIGNAAGSLGGSTATFMNIAMALGKMNIETHVFAMRLNQLHKNGIPAADILAKKLHVTRGELQELVRAGKVPSKWAVEALLDAFLNDRRFKRAMDNAMQTVPGQFSIIAESIVLLLYQGLLPLIQTLLFFLRVVAKVSVWLFKINRWLNNHAKWLKFILSVLFSLATVAAIVFGGMLLAVGALTVGIGTLAMAIAGLAGSMIILKSIQTPADLLAIAVQAKNLVTQIWALIAANTISKLSFKGLAVSLWGVAKAAAVATLNFIRLAIAKAIAEWEITLTVIGVLLLIAALYELSKHLRQISQGLIDFGRSIWNALSDLPARLIRLLTSFFPAIGNFARSMYRSGRALFDTFIQGMRDSRSPLTRAIGEILERLNQFLPHSNAKRGPLARLSQSGRAFIDTFVRGMVERMSLLDRFGNRMGATAVHALAPVLYRAPAVHPYMPGTAGPVVSAGTNIVPFLPGDGMVNARRTPMRLPDLTPKFPRTKAPFIVVPSSLGNGSALTSAIARAQLQRLNADQFNGTLPFAGASGITLYPRANQPSASSYVQSSGMGSMAMGKNIVTNGEISAEQTNDGEWVIRIKSATANSVMRNQMRAAR